From a region of the Gemmatimonadota bacterium genome:
- a CDS encoding proline racemase family protein: MTGFDGIKERLASWDPPGWRRRIRFVDAHAAGEPLRVILDGFDDLEGEATLDLRRDARKRLDWLRRSLMWEPRGHADMYGCVILPPVTPRADLAVLFMHNEGFSTMCGHGIIAVATALVETGAFPEGGASAIGNEVVLGIDTPAGFVEARATLRQGSASVDRVAFVNVPSFALALDREVTLPTYGTVRFDLAFGGAFYAYVDADELGIALDPGNVDEITRAGRSIKRKVATAHSVTHPEDADLGFLYGTVFTARDRSDPALTHGRHVCVFADGEVDRSPTGTGVAGRLALLWARGVIGPGEEVRIGGIASESFGGRVLDTLVVGEREAVVPEVSGTAHITGRGEFLIDPSDPLRHGFLMR, translated from the coding sequence ATGACGGGTTTCGATGGAATCAAGGAACGCCTGGCCTCCTGGGACCCGCCCGGATGGCGGCGTCGGATTCGTTTCGTGGACGCGCACGCCGCCGGGGAGCCGCTCCGCGTGATCCTGGACGGCTTCGACGATCTCGAAGGAGAGGCGACGCTCGATCTGCGCCGCGACGCCCGGAAACGGCTCGACTGGCTCAGGCGCTCCCTTATGTGGGAGCCGCGCGGCCACGCCGACATGTACGGGTGCGTCATCCTGCCTCCGGTGACCCCTCGTGCCGATCTCGCCGTCCTTTTCATGCACAACGAGGGCTTCAGCACCATGTGCGGTCACGGCATCATCGCGGTGGCCACGGCGCTCGTCGAGACCGGTGCGTTTCCCGAAGGGGGAGCTTCCGCCATAGGAAACGAGGTCGTGCTCGGTATCGACACGCCGGCGGGCTTCGTGGAGGCGAGAGCCACGCTCCGCCAAGGCTCCGCTTCGGTGGATAGGGTCGCTTTCGTGAACGTCCCCTCCTTCGCGCTCGCACTCGATCGTGAGGTGACGCTTCCGACCTACGGAACGGTCCGCTTCGATCTGGCCTTCGGTGGAGCCTTCTACGCCTACGTCGACGCCGACGAACTCGGCATCGCCCTCGACCCCGGCAACGTCGACGAGATCACGCGTGCGGGCAGATCGATCAAGAGGAAAGTCGCCACCGCGCACTCGGTCACGCATCCCGAAGACGCCGATCTCGGGTTTCTCTACGGAACCGTCTTCACTGCGCGGGACCGCTCCGACCCCGCTCTCACGCATGGGCGTCACGTCTGCGTCTTCGCCGACGGGGAGGTGGACCGGAGCCCCACCGGCACCGGCGTGGCGGGCAGACTGGCCCTGCTCTGGGCGCGTGGGGTGATCGGCCCCGGCGAGGAAGTTCGCATCGGGGGAATAGCGAGCGAGAGCTTTGGAGGCAGGGTGCTCGACACCCTCGTCGTCGGTGAGAGGGAGGCAGTGGTTCCCGAGGTCAGCGGAACGGCCCACATTACCGGCCGCGGGGAGTTCCTCATCGATCCGTCCGATCCGCTCCGACACGGTTTCCTCATGCGATGA
- a CDS encoding DUF418 domain-containing protein — protein MTEAPGAQAGTPPAARIASLDVLRGFAVLGILIMNVQGFSMPGDAYDDPTAWGDLTGANYVVWWLSHLFADTKFISIFSFLFGAGVCLFADRAARRGADPTRLHFRRMRWLLLFGLVHAYLLWVGDILVAYAVSGFVIFRFRDWNPRRLLAGGLGFFAVGSVAVVGLGYYLGGLPQSEIDRLLPPIAEEVAAYRGAWLAQMSQRATDSLGMHFLLLPVSLFWRCTGAMMVGMALYRRGVLSASRSDGFYKRLAFRGLCAGGIAVLVGVWFDVRAQWNFPESQTFHSQFNYWGGLSMAAGYVGLVMLGVRRGWLPRLQDRLAATGRMAFTNYVMQTLICTTLFYGHGFGLFGSVERWKQALIVVAVWLAQLWWSPLWLARFRQGPLEGIWRRLTYGRPLTGG, from the coding sequence ATGACGGAGGCTCCCGGGGCACAGGCCGGGACGCCTCCCGCAGCACGCATAGCCTCGCTCGACGTGCTGCGCGGGTTTGCCGTCCTGGGCATTCTGATCATGAACGTCCAGGGTTTCTCCATGCCCGGTGACGCGTACGACGACCCGACGGCGTGGGGCGATCTGACCGGTGCGAACTACGTGGTATGGTGGCTGAGCCATCTATTCGCCGACACGAAGTTCATCTCCATCTTCTCCTTCCTCTTCGGAGCTGGGGTCTGCCTCTTCGCCGACCGGGCCGCCCGCCGCGGAGCCGATCCGACCAGGCTCCACTTCCGACGGATGAGATGGCTGCTCCTCTTCGGACTGGTCCACGCCTACCTGCTCTGGGTCGGCGACATCCTCGTCGCCTACGCAGTCTCCGGTTTCGTGATTTTCAGGTTTCGCGACTGGAATCCGCGCCGACTGCTGGCCGGCGGTCTCGGCTTCTTCGCGGTCGGCTCGGTGGCGGTGGTCGGATTGGGATATTACCTCGGGGGACTGCCCCAGTCCGAGATCGACCGGCTCCTTCCGCCGATCGCGGAAGAGGTCGCGGCCTACCGGGGGGCATGGCTTGCGCAGATGTCGCAGAGAGCCACCGATTCCCTGGGGATGCACTTCCTGCTCCTGCCCGTATCGCTGTTCTGGCGCTGCACCGGCGCGATGATGGTCGGCATGGCGCTCTATCGCCGGGGGGTGCTTTCGGCGAGCCGAAGCGACGGCTTCTACAAGCGGCTGGCCTTTCGCGGCCTATGCGCGGGCGGGATCGCCGTCCTCGTCGGGGTCTGGTTCGACGTGCGCGCCCAGTGGAACTTCCCGGAGTCCCAGACCTTCCACTCCCAGTTCAACTACTGGGGAGGGCTGTCGATGGCTGCGGGCTACGTCGGGCTGGTCATGCTCGGCGTACGCAGAGGCTGGCTTCCGCGCTTGCAGGACCGGCTGGCGGCAACCGGGCGCATGGCGTTCACGAACTACGTCATGCAGACCTTGATCTGCACGACCCTCTTCTACGGCCACGGCTTCGGCCTCTTTGGCTCGGTCGAGCGCTGGAAGCAGGCTCTGATCGTCGTCGCGGTCTGGCTGGCTCAACTGTGGTGGTCTCCCCTCTGGCTGGCTCGCTTCCGCCAAGGACCCCTCGAGGGAATCTGGCGCAGGCTGACCTATGGGAGACCACTGACCGGCGGTTGA